In the genome of Mesotoga infera, the window GATATTCATAATTCAGGGGCATCCTCTTCGCAATTGCCTTCTCCCTCTCCCTCCAGAGAGATTCACGGTATTCCGGAGCAACCAAATCGTTGAAGGCAAGGTCCTTGTTGCTAATAAGACTTTCCGGAGGATAACCGGTCAACTTAGAGCACCCGGCAGAAACGTACTCCATAGTCCACTGCCCATCGCACTTGCACCTGTAAGCCAGACCGGGAAGATGGGAGAGAAGAACGGACTTGCTACGCTCGCTTTCAAGCAGATCGGCCTCCATCTCTTTTCGTCTGGTGATTTCCTGAGCAAGACATATATGGTTATATCTGCTATCATTCGAGATTACGAGCGGTGCCACGGTCATTTGAACCCAAACGATCGAGCCGTCGGGCTTAACGTATCGCTTTTCCATTGAATAACTGCTAAGCTCACCGCTCTGCAGCTTCTTGAAGTTAGCCAGGTCCTTATCGAGATCATCGGGATATGTGATCTTCGCCCAGCCAAGCTCCATGAGTTCATCCTTCGTTCTTCCCGTTATTTGCTCGAACATTGGATTGAACCTCGTAACGGCATTCTTGCTATTGGACGGTTCAGAACCGTGCGAAATAGCTATCCCGATTGGCGCCTGCTGGAAGATCGTCTCGAAGGTCAACCCCTGTTCATACAGCTTCTGCTCGAGCAACTGCTGGATTCTAAGCAGTTCTACGTGAATCTCGATTCTCGCTTTCAAGGAATCCATATTGACGGGCTTTCTAATGTAATCCACCGCCCCAAGCCTCAGGCCTTCAATCTCATTATCCAGCTCATCGTAGTTCGTCAAAATTATTGTCCGGAGTCCCTTGTAGCGATCATTTGACTCCAAAGCCTTTAGAACCTCGAATCCATCCATCTTTGGCATGTTCAGATCTAGGATCACAATGTCAATATCGCCATGTTCGTCGATTTGCTGCATTGCCTCTATTCCGTCACAAGCTGTAAGAATATCGTATTCTCGCAACATTCTCTCGATGATGAAACGATCTGATGCCGAATCGTCCACAACCAGAATTTTCGCAGACATCATTCTTCCTCCTTAAGTTGGAGAGACTCATACTTCTTCATTTCTTGGTCTGAAACCGATCGATTTCCTCAATCAGTTTTCTCAGCAAACCAAAAAACCTTTCTTTCAGCGGCCGTATTTCCTCTTCCTTTTCTTCATTTAGAGCCTTCTGCAATTCCATTGACACTGTGTACAATTCCTTTGCTCCGATACTGCCTGAGCTTCCCTTAACCTTGTGGACGATCTGCACGGCATCGGCATATCTCTTTTCATTTATTGCAAGTGAAAGCTTTTCTGCAGTTTCCTGGTTCTCTTCCAAGTATGCCTTCAATATCTGCCGATAGACTTCTGAATCCCCGCCAATGTTCTTCAGTCCGGCCGATTGATCAAGAACGGTAGATTCCTGTATGCTCTCTTCCTCATTTTCCTGGATTATTTCTTTGACGGTCTGAATTAAACGGTCAGGGTTAAAGGGCTTGCTTATATAATGATACATTCCGCTTGCTTCACACTTTTCTTTCACACCGAGAATTACGTCGGCGGTCATCGCCACAATCGGGACCCTGTCTGACATCTTCCTGATCTCCTTCGCCGCCTCGTAACCGTTCATTATGGGCATGTGCAGATCCATAAAGATCAAGTCGATGTTCTCTTTATGCTGCCGGTAGAGTTCAACAGCAGTCTTTCCGTCTCCGGCCAAAATCGATTCGATTCCCACTTGCTGAAGAATAGACTTGGCAATCAATTGATTAGTCTTGTTGTCTTCCACCAGGAGAACCAGGTGTGGGCGTTCCAGCTTTGAATGACTCACTTGCTCTTTTATGGCAGGATGGGAGGCGGAAACGGCCTTGAGCTTGAAAATGTCGAGAATTCCATTCAAGAGAATTGAAGGAATAATCGGCTTGCCAATTGCCATATCGATTCCATAGTCGTTCAGTTTGTCAAACAGGTCCTCTCTCATCATTGGCAGGAGCATGATAAGCTTTGGAGTTTTATGTATCCTTCTGTTATTTCGAATCGAAACTGCAAATTCGAAGCCCCCTTCCGCTGGTGTGTCGTAATCCAGAATGAAGAGGTCAAAGGGTTTGGCGAACTTCCCATCGGCAGCTTCCAACATGCTCACAGCACTTACCTGAGAGGTCGTTAGCTCACAATGCATTCCAAATGCGCCTAGATAGCTCTCGATCAAGTTCATACTGGCCCCTGTCTTTTCCAGGACAAGCGTCCTGATATTCTTGAAGTGGGTCGCCGAGAAGGTCTTCGCATAAAGATCCTCCCTCTCTCTGTCGACATCCAGGGACAGATGAATGATGAAGGTGGAACCTTCTCCCGGGGTGCTGAAGACCTGGATCTCCCCTCCCATCATTTCCACAAGATTCTTAACGATTGACAGCCCCAATCCCGAACCCCCAAACCGACGATTTATGGTGCTGTCTCCTT includes:
- a CDS encoding transporter substrate-binding domain-containing protein, with translation MRLGVDPAFVPFEFIDKDGKYKGITADLLSLIEERTGLRFEIISGLSWPEAYDLALSGEVDALPAISKTDERESYFLFSEPYYYFKRVIATRDTDTAISGIEDLEGLTVAVQRNSSHHSYLLYYPRINLSLYDSVEAAITAVANGTERAFVGNLATTNHLIRANGLTNLRFTAFEAEKQLALHFAGRKDWPHFISIINKALDSITQEERIAINNKWIDLESEVDYGRIIQIISIFGAFVAVAMAVSIYWIFRLKKEIRKRELIQVDLEKAKREAEDANEFKSSFMARMSHEIRTPLSAIMGMAYLLKKTEISLTQSMYIDRITQASNNMLSIINDILDFSKIEAGKVELEITSFSMDQVIQDVVNIVSYKIEEQEIGFRLSKDPLIPNWFFGDQKRIEQILLNILNNAAKFTSTGEVSFDVRLVAKENEKYHLSFSVRDTGIGMTEEQIKNLFMPFIQGDSTINRRFGGSGLGLSIVKNLVEMMGGEIQVFSTPGEGSTFIIHLSLDVDREREDLYAKTFSATHFKNIRTLVLEKTGASMNLIESYLGAFGMHCELTTSQVSAVSMLEAADGKFAKPFDLFILDYDTPAEGGFEFAVSIRNNRRIHKTPKLIMLLPMMREDLFDKLNDYGIDMAIGKPIIPSILLNGILDIFKLKAVSASHPAIKEQVSHSKLERPHLVLLVEDNKTNQLIAKSILQQVGIESILAGDGKTAVELYRQHKENIDLIFMDLHMPIMNGYEAAKEIRKMSDRVPIVAMTADVILGVKEKCEASGMYHYISKPFNPDRLIQTVKEIIQENEEESIQESTVLDQSAGLKNIGGDSEVYRQILKAYLEENQETAEKLSLAINEKRYADAVQIVHKVKGSSGSIGAKELYTVSMELQKALNEEKEEEIRPLKERFFGLLRKLIEEIDRFQTKK